CGTTGAACGCGTGGAGGGGCCCAGGTGCCGTATGGCACCCGGGCCCCGAAGGAACTGCTACACCATCTGCCGGCCCTGATACTGCGCCGGCCTTCTGTTTCCGCCGACCCGACCTGGAAGTTGTCGGGGATGCGGGGATCGCGGTTGCTTGACCGGAGACCACCTCACTATCGATGTCCTGCGGTACCCGGGCTCAAGCCTTCCGCCCGGGCGATCCTGATGGCGCTCAACTCCTCCGTTCTTCCCTCTGGGATCAATTACTTACCTACTGCTGGTACTGCGCACTGCTCTGCACCACTGGTGATGCGAACTGCTGGTGACCTGAGTAAGCGCCACTTCGACAGCCGGCCCCGTCGCCCGTCCTGCGTCTGCTCTGGCTCAGAACCCCACTGCCGAACCTCCCGGCACGCGCGCCCGCAGCCGACGCCTTCACCGAGGTGCTGCTCAGTTACTTCACTGCCGGTACCGCACTTGTTTCACTGCGGCACTGCTCGTGGCGGCCCCTGATCACTGCGGGCCACCCGGTCCGGCCGTCAGTCCCGTCACCGTCCTGCAATCGCTCTGGCTTCGGAACTCCACTGCCGTACCGTCCTGCGAACTGCAACTTCCGTACTTCTGCCCGGCAGTTCGTCTCTGCCGGGCCTTGCTGTCTCTCTGGGCTACGAGAGAAACCATAACCACACCACCACCCAATGTCTACTCCGGCGGACATAGATTTCTGTACGCCGATCAGGGAGACAGTCGACCACGACCGCGGACGGGGCATCCCGTGGTCCCACTCCGGCCGGGGATACCCGCTCCGAGCAGCGCCGTTACGCAAGCCTTTTTGCCGCGAGTACCGCGGCCTCCCCTTCTGACCGCGTGGACGACCGGAGGGACCAGGGTGAACCCGATGAACACAGTGAGCGTCGACGTCGCGACCGTCCGCTCCGCGACGTCGATCGCCGGTGCGCGCGAGAGCACGCGGGTTTTCCTCGAGGGCCTCGCAGATCCGGTAGCGGCCGAGGCCGCCGACACCGTGATCCCGACCTGAACGGCGGCACCGGAGGCTTCGGCTGGCCCATGGTCAACCGCCTCGCCCACGCCACCGCGGTCACCCACCGGCCGGGCGTCGGCAAAACCGTAAGCGCCCTCCTCACCCGGGTAGGCCCAAGGCGCCGGGCGGCCGAGCCTCGCACCGGAGGGCTCATTTCGACACGGGAAGGCGTCCGGGCCGGACGTCCGACAACCATGTGGTGATGGTCGATCACGAGACGGCTTTTCGGCCGCTGGGCGGCACCGCGTTGTTAGGCACGGTCTCGTCTGCGGCAACGCCCCGTGGAGCGGCGGGTCTCGCCCATGGGGCATGGGCGACCTGGGAGGAGGGCGGCTTTTTCGCGCGCCTGACCGCCGGTCCGGCCTCGTCCGGGGTAACGAGCCTGCGGTGCGACATGCGAGCCCACGGGCAGCGCGAACTGCCCTGTTGAGCCGACCCGTTCCGACCGTGCGCCCGTCACTCGTCGGCGCCGCCTCCTGGCATGCCGTACAGCTTCAGGAACGCCCACACGGCGCCGCGCACGTGCTCCTCGGTCTCATCGGCGCCCATCGGCAGGGCCCCGAAGTACGTCTCCAGCATCACGCCCCCGACCAGCAGGCTCAGATGCCGGGCGGCGGCGGCCTCGGCGCCGGCGGCGATGTCGAGCAGCCCCGCGTCGGCGAGTTCACGCAGCCGCCGCGCCAGGTTCCCCCGTACGGCCCGCGGGCCGGTGCGCTGCCACTCGTCGATGACGGCGGCCGGCATCCGCGAACCCTCGGTGACGATCTGCCGGACGAGGGCGAAGTGGTCGGGGTGTGCGGAGCCCTGGCCGACCCAGTCGCGCGCGTAGGCGAGGAAGTCGGCCTCGACGTCCTCGACCCGGCGGAGCTTGCGCAGGTGCCGGTCGAGCAGTTCCAGGGACGCCGCGGTGACCGACGCGGTGCTCTCCAGGAAGACGGAGCCGAAGAGTTCTTCCTTGTCGGTGAAGTGGTTGTAGATGGTCCGGGTGGAGACGCCGGCCTCGGCGGCGATCGCGTCGATGCTCGCCCGCGTGTAGCCCTCACGGCCGAAAACGGTGCGCGCGCCGCCCTGGATGGCCTCGCGCTTCTCTTTCAGCCCCTTTCGCGGGGCGCGTGCGGGCTTACCCGCGGCCTTCAACTCCCGTCCCCGCGAGGATCCGACCTGATCCACCATCTGAGCCTCTTCCGCAACCCATGGTCCGCAGCACGTGGCCCAGAACCAGGAAAACCAGAAAAGTACAACGTTCGTTGCACCCATTGCCATGTGCGTTGTACTTTACTCGCATGTCCAGCAGTTCGCAGGACCCCGATCCGACGCGGCAGCCACTACCGCGGACCCGGGCCGCCGCCACCCTCGTCGTCGTCCTCCTCGGCTATCTCACCCTCCCCATGGCGATGTCCGGCATCACCGTCGCCCTCCCCCGCATCGGCGCGGACCTCGACGCCTCCGGCGCCGCCCTGAACTGGGTCGTCGTCGGCTACTTCCTCGCCTCCTCGTCCTTCACGCTCGTCGCGGGCTCGCTCGGCGACCTCTTCGGCCGCCGCCGGCTCTTCGCCGTCGGCGCCTCCGTCTACACGGCCGGCACCCTGGCCTCCGCCTTCTCGCACCACATCCTGCTGCTCGACGCCGCCCGCGTCCTGTCCGGGGTCGGCGCGGCGGGCGTCATGGCCAGTGGCGGCGCGCTGCTCGCGGCCACCTTCACCGGCGCCGCCCGCTCCCGCGCCTTCGCCTCGGTCGGCACAGCAGTGGGCATCGGTCTCGCGACCGGCCCCACGTTCGCGGGCACGATGGTCGACGCGCTCGACTGGCGCGCCACCTTCCTCGTCTTCGCCTCAGTCGGCGTCCTGATCCTCCTCTGCACGATCTTCGTGCCGGAGTCACGGGCCGACGTGCGGCCGCGCGTCGACCACGCGGGCGCGATCACCTTCATCGGCGGTTTCGCGCTGACCCTGTTCGCCGTCACACAGGGCTCCAGGGCCGGGTGGCTCGCCCCGCCCACCCTGCTGCCACTGGCCGCCGGTGCCGCGCTGCTCGTCGCGTTCGTACGGATCGAGCGGCGCACCGCGCTCCGCACCGGGCAGCCGATCCTCGACCTCTCACTGGCCCGTGACCGCGCCTTCGTCGGCTGGCCCGTCGGCGCCTTCGGACTCGGCGCGGGCACCACGGGCATCCTGGTCTTCCTGCCCAGCTACCTCCAGGGCACGAGCGGCAGCACGGCCAGGGACGCGGGCCTGGTGCTGCTGCTGCTGAGTACACCGCTGCTGATCCTGCCTCCGGTCGGCGCGCGGCTCGTCAATCTCGGCGTCCCCGCCCGCCGAGTGCTTGTCCTGTCCCTGCTCCTGGTCGCCGCCGGCAACGGCTGGCTCACCACACTCCACCCCGGCATCTCCACCCTCGCCCTCGCCGGCCCGCTGCTGACCATCGGCATAGGCCAGGGCCTGTCCGTGGGCATCATCGACGCACAGGCGCTCGGCATGATCGAACCCGCCCGGACCGGCATGGCCTCCGGTTTCCTGAACACCGTCAAGGGCGGCACGGCCGCCGTTGTGCTGGCCCTCTTCGGCGCCCTGCTGCTCACCCTGCTCGAAGCCCGCACGAGCTCGGCCGACCTGGCGGGGCGGATCGCGGCGGGCAACCTCGCCCCGGGCCCCGAACAGACCCTGCACGCGGCCCAGTTCACCGACGCGATGCGCATAGTCCTGTGGTGCGTGGCGGGCCTCGGCCTGGCGGTCGCGGTGGTGGTCCAGTTGCTGCTCAGGCCTCGGAGCCTTACGCGGGGAAAAACCGCCGCGCCCGCCGACGGGCCCCTGACCGTCTGAGCCGCCCGCTTCCTCAACCACTTCACGAGGAGATTCCCATGTCCACCACAACCGGCACCCCTACCGCTCCCACCGCTCCCCTCAAGATCGCCTTCATCATCGGCAGCAGCCGCGAGGGCCGCTTCGCGCCGGTCGTCGCCGACTGGTTCACCGCCCGGGCAGCGGAGTACGGCGGCATCGAACTCGACATCATCGACATCGCGGATCTCGAACTGCCGACCACCCACCCCGACTGGGGCACCCCCCGCACCCCCGAACTGGCCGCGCTCGCCGCCCGCGTGGTCGCCGCCGACGGGTTCGTCGTCCTCACGCCCGAGTACAACCACAGCTTCCCCGCCTCACTCAAGACCTTCATCGACCTGCACCACACGGAGTGGGAGGCGAAAGCGGTCGGCTTCGTCTCATACGGCGGCGTCGGCGGCGGGCTCCGCGCGGTCGAACAACTGCGGCTGATCTTCACGGAATTGCACTGCACCAGCGTTCGGGAAATCGTCAGCTTCCACAACGGCTGGGACCACTTCACCGAAGGCGGAAAGGCATACGAGGTGGACGGCGCGATCGGCGCGGCGAAAGTCATGCTGGACCAACTGACCTGGTGGGCGGAAGCGTTGCGCACGGCCCGCGCCTCGCACCCGTACCAGACCTGACAACGCACCGACCTCAGCACTCAGAACCGGTCATCGTTGTCCGAGGAGCACCCGCCAGTCAGCGCGGCGGCTTCGACGAGGTGGTGATGGGCGTGCGTGCCACCGAACGCGGCTCCGCAGCAATCGAGTTCGCCTCCGCCGAGGCCCGGACGCGCGGCAGCCGGCTGCACGCGGTACACGCCTGGAGACCGCCGACCTACGTACTGCCCGACGTACGGCCCCCGCAGACCTGCGGGCCCACGTTACGAAGTGCGCGTAACGTCAGGCTGGAATGATGCTCTCGGTTGAGCCCTTATCTGCGGGACGACCTGCCGAGGAGCCGTCGGAGCTCGTCCACGATCGAGGTGGCCCGGTGATCGGCGCCCGCTTCCATGAGGTTGGTCAGGAACGCGAATCCGACCTGGTGCGTGACGTCGGCGAAGGCGACCTGCCCGCCCGCACCGTCGTGTCCGAATGAGGCGGGCCCGAGGTACTCACGTGCGAGCGAGGGCAGCTGGAACCCCATGCCCCAACGGGAGAAAGGGGGTGGACCGCCGAAGACCGGACTGCCTTCGGCCTGCGGCCGAATGGCCTCGCCAACCGTATCGGCGTCCAGCAGCCGTACTCCGTTCGTCTCCACCACGGTGGACGACCAGATCGTGGCCAACGCCCGGGCGGACGCGATGCCGCCCGCTCCCGGCAGCTCAGCCGCCTGTATCCGAGGGTCGTTGAATCCCCTCTCACCGTCGACGAGTTGCGTCGGGAACGCATTCCCGAGGGTCAGGGCCCGATCGGACCAGTCGACCTTCCCCGCGGGTCGTGCTGCCGCCTGCTTCGCGACGAGCGCGGTGAGGCTCGCACCGGCCCGCAGGTGGGCGACCCGGGTCTGCGCCGAGTGGGGCAGACCGATCCACGCGTCGGCGTGCAGCGGCATGGCGACGAGCTCGTCGAAGTACCGGCCTACCGTCCTGCCGGTCACGCGCCGGATGACTTCACCGGCGAGCCAGCCGTGTGTGAGGGCGTGGTACGCATGTCCCTCGCCGGGGGTCCACAGGGGTTCCTGGGCCGCCAGCACACCGGTGACGACGTCCCAGTCGATGACGTCCTCGACGGACAGGAGATCGCGCGGTGCAGAGAGCCCGGACCGGTGGGCGAGGACGTCGGCGACCGTGATGCCTTCCTTGCCGGCGGCGGCGAATTCGGGCCAGTGGGCGACGACAGGGGCCTGGTAGTCGAGGAGGCCCTCCTGCACGAGACGCGCGGCGAGAATGGAGGTAAGGCCCTTGGTACAGGAGAAGATGACGCTGGTCGTGTCCCCCTTCCAGGGCGAATGATCGCGCGCGTCGGCGGTCCCGCCCCAGAGATCGACGACCGTCTCGCCGGCCACCCTGATGGAGAGCGCCGCGCCCATGTCGTCATGGCCTGAGAAGGCGGCGGAGAATGTGTCCGCGAG
This window of the Streptomyces niveus genome carries:
- a CDS encoding TetR/AcrR family transcriptional regulator, with amino-acid sequence MVDQVGSSRGRELKAAGKPARAPRKGLKEKREAIQGGARTVFGREGYTRASIDAIAAEAGVSTRTIYNHFTDKEELFGSVFLESTASVTAASLELLDRHLRKLRRVEDVEADFLAYARDWVGQGSAHPDHFALVRQIVTEGSRMPAAVIDEWQRTGPRAVRGNLARRLRELADAGLLDIAAGAEAAAARHLSLLVGGVMLETYFGALPMGADETEEHVRGAVWAFLKLYGMPGGGADE
- a CDS encoding MFS transporter produces the protein MSSSSQDPDPTRQPLPRTRAAATLVVVLLGYLTLPMAMSGITVALPRIGADLDASGAALNWVVVGYFLASSSFTLVAGSLGDLFGRRRLFAVGASVYTAGTLASAFSHHILLLDAARVLSGVGAAGVMASGGALLAATFTGAARSRAFASVGTAVGIGLATGPTFAGTMVDALDWRATFLVFASVGVLILLCTIFVPESRADVRPRVDHAGAITFIGGFALTLFAVTQGSRAGWLAPPTLLPLAAGAALLVAFVRIERRTALRTGQPILDLSLARDRAFVGWPVGAFGLGAGTTGILVFLPSYLQGTSGSTARDAGLVLLLLSTPLLILPPVGARLVNLGVPARRVLVLSLLLVAAGNGWLTTLHPGISTLALAGPLLTIGIGQGLSVGIIDAQALGMIEPARTGMASGFLNTVKGGTAAVVLALFGALLLTLLEARTSSADLAGRIAAGNLAPGPEQTLHAAQFTDAMRIVLWCVAGLGLAVAVVVQLLLRPRSLTRGKTAAPADGPLTV
- a CDS encoding NADPH-dependent FMN reductase, which gives rise to MSTTTGTPTAPTAPLKIAFIIGSSREGRFAPVVADWFTARAAEYGGIELDIIDIADLELPTTHPDWGTPRTPELAALAARVVAADGFVVLTPEYNHSFPASLKTFIDLHHTEWEAKAVGFVSYGGVGGGLRAVEQLRLIFTELHCTSVREIVSFHNGWDHFTEGGKAYEVDGAIGAAKVMLDQLTWWAEALRTARASHPYQT
- a CDS encoding serine hydrolase domain-containing protein, whose protein sequence is MTTRIEGSTAPGFASLADTFSAAFSGHDDMGAALSIRVAGETVVDLWGGTADARDHSPWKGDTTSVIFSCTKGLTSILAARLVQEGLLDYQAPVVAHWPEFAAAGKEGITVADVLAHRSGLSAPRDLLSVEDVIDWDVVTGVLAAQEPLWTPGEGHAYHALTHGWLAGEVIRRVTGRTVGRYFDELVAMPLHADAWIGLPHSAQTRVAHLRAGASLTALVAKQAAARPAGKVDWSDRALTLGNAFPTQLVDGERGFNDPRIQAAELPGAGGIASARALATIWSSTVVETNGVRLLDADTVGEAIRPQAEGSPVFGGPPPFSRWGMGFQLPSLAREYLGPASFGHDGAGGQVAFADVTHQVGFAFLTNLMEAGADHRATSIVDELRRLLGRSSRR